The following proteins are encoded in a genomic region of Pectinophora gossypiella chromosome 6, ilPecGoss1.1, whole genome shotgun sequence:
- the LOC126367662 gene encoding uncharacterized protein LOC126367662 yields MKRTNSLEKVNDLEIVSNARNGVFKQNSPDNTLFLLPPRRRFKSTFANIFEHYSISVKPRLHRSSSLSDLATNASDFNLDFIQHTSRVLIAKQSKTSIYNSIASSGDGSRHYYKELEETLRVYKGKKTKGMTPESYAKFASEYAHNYNRERERETEFTDANGTSSIDNSSVSTDPTPSGQRGAAFPFKPTPSGNLKVQSNQVVFQSSTVGVLLADPTQAKVKVKFEGKAQGEGEEELLTNYDLAPQLQYGPRDTNANQASKNDRAAKTKIPGMREDKGKDLGSLGYISTEPIDWLRVQLPKKQDLFQEFYRRIHNYINTDTVVHIGDEEFHCHRIILQIYSTFFDVNPHREIELPVNNVTPEAFHTIYDWMIFSGPESNKLLKRDNVLELFCAAQYLSIKDLEEQCWSFIVNENLFTEDTAFALYRQARAKGMTPVMDLMIPRVMRFFLPLVASRDFLELEAEEVLTLLKSNYICVTSEIEVLMAGVRWLYGDWSSRRRFAVDVMRCVRFGLISPWQLVDIKRNPDNAEILELVNEAEVQQMVDDGLAYVIIKYWYGNNSKNYYHWLDVLGLSEPAERNWIGEETNHVTYKDFLKYLEQFMVPKEQMFQQMAIMQPPRRNDDVPGAMRGMDADKNMGRPKIDFPLPATLKGLTGDKDKSFPTMSEFFEHRRKVPMDVFQAKDSAQMNMSARTAAQDIEASSHMQQAMHDRRRSDEARLKQEEVRRFQVEQAKLQLQNMQQQRRKDIQHIHMCTIQPHCKNLEQPGQMYEPPEKDSSDDLNTSTSGTSSATLDTSTDINQFTAKQGEKRHSVAASYLAAATAALSGPRRGSQVPSPFPRPQAAAVATRSEPARQSHVHQQDSPQISLFNQSKESLARINMNKLSTSILGPSNKNYITEGSLFNWDRETVLVFGGIDPHNQYGTGKNNGKDIFRFDPVTNVWDFVGDLPEPRHHHSVAFLRGRVYLVGGADPRDDDIRGKSVVVSTVWSYEPVTRSWYSENGLSVPRKNFGLVVHRMALYAIGGQDKKGRVLRSVEKFDPKTGSWTEMRSMGVARMAVAAVKYRDYIWVAGGMTGEKKKPVCKIVECYNSRTNEWTEIHCLRFPRCFSTMFAMNDKLYIVGGAGKVCDKDKTASSVGAIDVWDWKDREWKAETEMSIPRHGHALAYLGTQLIIIGGVTTIYMRALSNVESFCCERRAWIRGVTPLPSPLSGHGAVTLPPASLM; encoded by the exons ATGAAAAGGACCAATAGTTTGGAAAAA GTAAATGATTTGGAAATAGTGTCAAATGCAAGAAACGGTGTATTCAAACAGAATTCCCCGGA TAATACGTTATTCCTCCTGCCTCCAAGAAGACGTTTCAAGAGTACATTTGCGAACATTTTTGAGCATTACAGCATATCTGTGAAGCCTCGACTGCACAGGAGCAGTTCTCTGTCGGACCTTGCCACCAACGCCAGCGACTTCA ATCTAGATTTCATCCAACATACCAGCAGGGTACTGATAGCAAAACAAAGTAAGACCTCAATATATAACAGTATAGCGAGCTCCGGAGACGGGTCCAGACATTACTACAAGGAGTTGGAAGAAACCTTACGGGTTTACAAGGGGAA aaaGACGAAAGGGATGACTCCAGAGTCATACGCCAAGTTCGCGAGCGAGTACGCTCACAACTACAACAGAGAGAGGGAAAGAGAAACAGAGTTCACCGACGCCAATGGTACCAGTAGCATAGATAACTCTAG CGTAAGCACGGACCCCACTCCCAGCGGGCAAAGAGGAGCCGCATTTCCCTTCAAGCCTACGCCCAGTGGAAACCTCAAAGTACAATCTAATCAA GTGGTGTTTCAATCGTCTACTGTAGGCGTTCTTTTAGCGGATCCTACTCAAGCAAAGGTCAAAGTAAAGTTTGAAGGTAAAGCGCAGGGAGAAGGCGAAGAAGAACTGCTTACTAACTAT GACTTAGCACCACAACTACAATATGGACCACGAGATACAAATGCAAACCAGGCATCAAAGAACGACCGAGCGGCGAAGACTAAAATCCCAGGAATGAGAGAAGACAAGGGGAAGGACTTGGGTAGCCTGGGCTACATCAGCACAGAACCTATAGACTGGTTGCGCGTACAGTTGCCGAAGAAACAGGACCTCTTCCAAGAGTTTTATCGAAGAATACATAACTACAT AAACACCGATACAGTGGTACATATTGGCGACGAGGAGTTCCATTGCCATCGTATTATTCTGCAGATTTATTCCACCTTCTTCGACGTCAACCCTCATAGAGAAATTGAGCTGCCCGTG AATAATGTTACTCCGGAGGCTTTCCACACGATTTACGACTGGATGATATTCAGCGGTCCTGAAAGCAACAAACTGTTAAAGAGGGACAACGTTTTAGAACTGTTCTGTGCTGCGCAGTATCTTTCAATAAAAG ACCTAGAAGAGCAATGCTGGTCATTCATTGTGAACGAGAACCTCTTCACCGAAGACACCGCGTTTGCTCTGTACCGACAAGCACGAGCGAAGGGTATGACTCCAGTTATGGATTTAATG ATTCCTCGAGTAATGCGTTTTTTCCTGCCACTCGTGGCCTCAAGAGACTTCCTTGAACTGGAAGCAGAAGAAGTCCTAACCCTGCTCAAGTCAAACTATATTTGCGTCACAAG TGAAATAGAAGTCCTAATGGCGGGAGTGCGCTGGTTGTACGGCGACTGGTCATCACGTCGTCGGTTCGCCGTGGACGTGATGCGATGCGTACGATTCGGTCTTATCTCGCCCTGGCAGCTGGTGGACATCAAGCGGAACCCAGACAACGCCGAGATACTCGAGCTGGTCAACGAGGCTGAAGTGCAGCAGATGGTCGATGATGGACTTGC GtatgttataataaaatactggTACGGCAACAACTCCAAGAACTACTACCACTGGCTGGACGTCCTCGGGCTGTCGGAGCCTGCTGAGAGGAACTGGATCGGGGAGGAAACG AATCACGTGACGTACAAAGACTTCCTCAAGTACTTGGAGCAGTTCATGGTGCCGAAGGAGCAGATGTTCCAGCAGATGGCCATCATGCAGCCGCCGAGGAGGAACGACGACGTACCCG GCGCCATGCGTGGTATGGATGCGGACAAGAATATGGGACGGCCGAAGATCGATTTCCCTCTACCGGCCACGCTGAAGGGTCTCACCGGGGACAAGGACAAGTCCTTCCCCACTATGAGCGAGTTCTTCGAGCACCGAAGAAAG GTTCCGATGGACGTGTTTCAGGCGAAGGACTCCGCCCAGATGAACATGTCTGCGCGGACAGCTGCGCAGGACATCGAAGCGTCGTCACACATGCAGCAGGCTATGCATGATCGCCGCCGATCTGACGAAGCCAGGCTTAAACAAGAG GAGGTGCGGCGCTTCCAGGTGGAGCAGGCCAAGCTGCAGCTGCAGAATATGCAGCAGCAGCGGCGCAAAGACATCCAGCACATACATATGTGCACCATCCAGCCACATTGT aAGAATCTAGAACAGCCTGGGCAAATGTATGAGCCACCGGAGAAAGATTCGAGCGATGATCTGAACACTAGCACCAGTGGGACCAGCAGCGCCACCCTTGATACCAGCACCGATATA AATCAGTTCACAGCAAAACAAGGAGAGAAGAGGCATAGCGTAGCAGCATCATACCTTGCAGCCGCTACAGCAGCATTGTCCGGACCCAGGAG GGGATCGCAAGTGCCGTCTCCGTTTCCGCGCCCGCAGGCAGCCGCCGTGGCCACGCGCTCGGAGCCGGCGCGGCAGTCCCATGTGCACCAGCAGGACAGTCCGCAGATCTCACTCTTCAACCAGTCCAAAGAATCTCTCGCTAGAATAAACAT GAACAAGTTGTCCACGTCGATCCTCGGACCTTCAAACAAGAACTACATCACTGAAGGCTCTCTCTTCAACTGGGACAGAGAAACTGTGCTGGTGTTTGGAGGGATAGACCCTCACAACCAGTACGGTACTGGCAAAAATAACGGGAAAGATATTTTTAG GTTTGATCCAGTTACAAATGTATGGGACTTCGTCGGAGATCTTCCTGAGCCCAGGCATCACCATTCTGTAGCATTCCTCAGAGGCAGAGTGTATCTTGTTG GAGGAGCAGACCCTCGCGATGACGATATTCGCGGCAAGTCGGTGGTGGTTTCAACGGTATGGAGCTACGAGCCTGTAACCAGGTCCTGGTACAGTGAGAACGGGCTCTCTGTCCCCAGAAAGAACTTCGGGCTGGTCGTCCACCGCATGGCTCTGTATGCCATCGGTGGGCAGGATAAGAAGGGCAG AGTATTGCGGTCGGTGGAGAAGTTCGACCCGAAGACGGGCTCCTGGACGGAGATGCGGTCGATGGGCGTGGCTCGGATGGCGGTTGCGGCCGTCAAGTACCGCGACTACATCTGGGTGGCTGGAGGCATGACCGGGGAGAAGAAGAAGCCGGTCTGCAAGATCGTCGAGTGCTACAACTCTAGGACTAACGA GTGGACGGAGATTCACTGCCTGCGTTTCCCCAGATGTTTCTCCACTATGTTCGCCATGAACGACAAGCTCTACATTGTTGGTGGAGCTGGGAAAGTTTGTGACAAG